From a single Miscanthus floridulus cultivar M001 chromosome 8, ASM1932011v1, whole genome shotgun sequence genomic region:
- the LOC136470782 gene encoding uncharacterized protein has product MARSSRRWAPATQQPTPPTATSGPGAAVVSESNADGSAAPSWSSPPSKPGPATVATSCSSPSPSPPTAPPGAAAAASTPGSAAVVAPGTRVDVGSDGHESRPPPVASGTDVVRLEDGEPFTLLSLTATEAPAEPCSPPPQQPVPASAIAAQRTEAGAGASAAPAASDLEAFLLHLSIPALSPSSTLSPEAAPFHPGGSAVGRSKARRWADDDDLLDDSDAEAMPTTSMTPYLDAVHRKP; this is encoded by the coding sequence ATGGCCCGCAGCAGTAGGCGCTGGGCCCCCGCCACACAGCAGCCCACGCCGCCGACGGCGACATCGGGACCCGGCGCCGCAGTAGTCAGCGAGTCCAACGCTGACGGATCCGCCGCTCCATCTTGGTCCTCGCCACCATCGAAGCCAGGACCTGCCACAGTGGCAACCAGCTGCagctccccgtccccgtccccgccaacGGCGCCGCCGGGCGCCGCTGCCGCGGCCTCCACGCCCGGATCCGCGGCTGTGGTCGCCCCAGGGACGCGCGTGGACGTCGGATCTGACGGCCACGAGTCTCGGCCACCTCCGGTGGCTTCTGGCACGGACGTCGTCAGGCTGGAAGACGGTGAGCCCTTCACGCTGCTGTCCCTAACGGCCACGGAGGCCCCCGCGGAGccctgctcgccgccgccgcagcagccggTGCCAGCCTCCGCCATCGCTGCACAGCGCACCGAAGCCGGAGCAGGGGCGAGCGCTGCCCCCGCTGCCTCCGACCTCGAGGCCTTCCTCCTTCACCTGTCCATCCCCGCTCTGAGCCCGTCGTCCACCTTATCACCGGAAGCCGCCCCCTTCCATCCTGGGGGTAGCGCGGTAGGACGCTCCAAGGCCCGTCGTTGGGCGGATGACGACGACCTCCTCGACGACTCCGATGCAGAAGCGATGCCAACCACCTCCATGACCCCCTACCTAGACGCGGTTCATCGGAAGCCGTAG